Genomic segment of Drosophila biarmipes strain raj3 chromosome 2L, RU_DBia_V1.1, whole genome shotgun sequence:
ATCGGCGACATGAAGTGGTAGGTCCTGAAGGCATGCACCTGCGATTGCAGGCGGATGAAGTGTCCTTGGACGTCGCTCTGGAAGGTGTGATCCTGGCGGAGGCAGTTCTTCTTTTGCAAATCGGCTGCAGCCCTGATCCGCTGCCATGGCTGTGGTATGGCTTTGCTGGCCTTCCAGCCGCACAGGTCCTCCCTCTCGAAGTCGCAGGAATAGTCACCCGCAAGATCTTGCGCCTGGCAGGTTCCCAACGGAAGGAGCCACTGCGATCCGTTGCAGTATGTCAGGGGATTTCCGCTGAGCGCAAAATTCGCATCGCAAGTGATGACCGCCTTCAAGCCTCCTGGGGCGGTGGATATCACTCCGTTCTCCGGTTTTTCAAAGTCTTCGCATCCCGCCTCTGAGAGGAGAATGTAAGTACAGGGCATTTATAGTAACTATACCACTCACTGGCGCAGTATCTCTTCAGAATTTTTCCGCTGCCGAGGTGCCACCTTTTGCCCTGCAAGCTATATCCCCGAGTGCACTCGAACTCGATGTTGTCGCCCCCGAACCAACTGGCTGTTTCAGTAACTTTGCCGTTGGCCAACTTTGTGTCGAGGTCACAGCTTGCCATCACCTGGGCCaactttattaatataaatatagtaaGTGGCCGGAAAAAGCCCAAAAATGCCATTGCGCTTGTACAAATTTGGACGACTTGAAGCAACTGAACCCAGCTAAGCTGTTGTGGAAACATGTTCTCCACAGAATGTGAATAATACCGACACCGATAAAAAAAGTAGTGAGTCCGAGAagttcatatatattttaatttatttttgctataTTTTTCCACTGCagcttttatttactttaaacaTAAAAGTTGAACAAGAATTGTTAACTTAAgggtatttaaatttcaattaatttgaacataattaataatacattttagacTCCATTTGCTGATTTCAAGTTTTACTATTAAGTTTTTTGGTAAGTGCATTTTTTTATCTCACTTAAATTTTCTTCAAAAGAAATATCAGAATTTGACATTTTTGTGTAATCAAGTACAGGGTGCTTTTAAATATACTTCAAACTGGACTGCGCGATTTTATTGGGTTCAAATTTATGccaaaaggtattttaaatattatagtttacttttttgttattacgtattatttattgtctgttattttttaattttaaaatgtattaatgcgTGTTAATCAGTGACACCCAATTTAGAGTTAACTCTccgaaaatgtataaatttttGACAACCAATTCAAGCTGAAATTTCTTATGAAGATTATTACGCCTCTTCCTATGCCTGACAAATTCAAAAGGAACTTTTTGggcttttatttacttaaaaatctctataaaattttatttttattagacttttatttactaaaaaatgtttttaaaaattttttaaatcctttacTCCATGCAAGAGCTTATAGTTTTCTATATACTAATTAGATATGTATCTCACTTATACAGAAGGGTAAGAATAGTGCAAATGAGCAAGGCCAGGTTATATTTCCCGCatttatttaaactatttgATCCATTTTGCATCTTCGCAGTTAATAGTGGGCGTGTAGTGGTTTCGGTTTTCTGAACATCTGCGCTCTTTTCAGTCTGGTTATAAGTTGGAGTTGAAGTCGTGGTTCTTTCCTCGACTCTTGGTATAATTTTTCCAACTAAAGGATTGTTTTCTCGTTGTTTTTCAGATGAAGAATAGACATTGGTAATATTTGGTGAAGTTTTCTGCACATCTGCGCTCTTTCCAGTCTGATTATAAGCTGAAGTCATTGTTCTTTCCACGACTCTTGGTATAGTTGTGCCAATCTTTTTGAATATTCGATAGTTTTCTCGGTGATTTTCAGATGGAAAAGCGGCTTTGGTAACATTTTCTGAAGTCTTCTGCAAATTTGCGTTTGTTGCAGACTGATTATGAATTGTAGTTGGGGGAGTGGTTCTTTTCTCGACTTTTGGTGTAGTCCTGATGGTGTTTTCtgtcttttcaatttttggtTCTGCATTTTCATCGGAAGAATTTAATTCAGATAAAGACTGATCGCTGTTCCCATTGGTTGAAGAACTAGTTATGTTCTCTTTAGATTTAGGAATACTTGGGGCTTCAGAAGTCGTTTTATTATTGGGGGTTCTATCGGTCGCATTGGTTGAAGGCTCCGGTGCCTTTTCAATCTTTGGTTGTGCCTTTTCATCGGaggtatttattttagatGAAGACTGATCGCTGCTAGCATTGGTTGAAGAAATTGTTGTATTCTCTTTAGACTTAGGAGTACTTGGGGTTTCAGGAGTCGTTATATTATTGGTGATTCTATCGGTCGCATTGGTTGAAGGCTCCGGAGCCTTTTCAATCTTTGGTTGTGCCTTTTCATCGGaggtatttattttagataaaGACTGATCGCTGCTAGCATTGGTTGAAGAAATAGTTGTGTTCTCTTTAGACTCAGGAGTACTTGGGGTTTCAGGAGTCGTTATATTATTGGTGATTCTATCGGTCGCATTGGTTGAAGGCTCCGGTGCCTTTTCAATCTTTGGTTGTGCCTTTTCATCGGaggtatttattttagataaaGACTGATTGCTGCTAGCATTGGTTGAAGAAATAGTTGTGTTCTCTTTAGACTCAGGAGTACTTGGGGTTTCAGGAGTCGTTATATTATTGGTGATTCTATCGGTCGCATTGGTTGAAGGCTCCGGTGCCTTTTCAATCTTTGGTTGTGCCTTTTCATTGGaggtatttattttagataaaGACTGATCGCTGCTAGCATTGGTTGAAGAAATAGTTGTGTTCTCTTTAGACTCAGGAGTACTTGGGGTTTCAGGAGTCGTTATATTATTGGGGGTTCTATCGGTCGCATTGGTTGAAGGCTCCGGTGCCTTTTCAATCTTTGGTTGTGCCTTTTCATCGGaggtatttattttagataaaGACTGATCGCTGCTAGCATTGGTTGAAGAAATAGTTGTGTTCTCTTTAGACTCAGGAGTACTTGGGGTTTCAGGAGTCGTTATATTATTGGGGGTTCTATCGGTCGCATTGGTTGAAGGCTCCGGTGCCTTTTCAATCTTTGGTTGTGCCTTTTCATCGGaggtatttattttagataaaGACTGATCGCTGCTAGCATTGGTTGAAGAAATAGTTGTGTTCTCTTTAGACTCAGGAGTACTTGGGGTTTCAGGAGTCGTTATATTATTGGGGGTTCTATCGGTCGCATTAGTTGAAGGCTCCGGTGCCTTTTCAATCTTTGGTTGTGCCTTTTCATCGGaggtatttattttagatGAAGACAGATCGCGGCTACCATGGGTTGAAGAAATAGTTGTGTTCTCTTTGGACTCAGGAGTACTTGGGGTTTCAGGAGTCGTCATATTATTGGGGATTCTATCGGTCGCATTGGTTGAAGGCTCCGGTGCCTTTTCAATCTTTGGTTGTGCCCCCTCCCCAGCAGTTGAAATCGCCTCGGTTGATTTAGTTGGAGCTGCAGTAGTTTGATCATCTGATGGATTTTCCAGTATATTTGTCCCGTTGCTATCCAGAGAATTACTGGTGTTGTCGGTTAGAATTAATGGCCCTTTTACGCAGCATTCCAAGCAAGCGCAGTTCGATTCTGCAAGATCggtaaaataatttgataaGCTTTTATAAAAACCATCTTTTATCTTACTTAAATGTCAAAAGCAAGAAAGAGACTTTTAAAAcagagatatttttttttgcattgttCTCCGTTAATCTTTTACAACTATATTGtttatgaatttaataaaatcgaatcgaaaattttctttctttacttaatatacttttttaagaaCTCAAGTTAAACTACTTTAGAAGTAATGGTTTTCGTACTTACTGTTACATTCTGTATCTTCTACTTCTAAGGTTTCGCCTTTGCAGGGCGTTACGACATATCCATCATcacactttaaaatatttttatcaccCACCCGTTCAACTTGCCCGTGATCGATATGTTCGCCCGGCTCACAAGCATCCCCATTAGCTAAAACCGAGCTGCAGACTACAAGTATTGCGAAAGCACACAAGAGCTTCATGGTTTCAAAAACCACCGGAGTTGTATGCTCTTGGAAAGTTAAAAAACGACTGAGCTGGGACCTATGGGTTAGGGtcttaaatattctttatcaGCTAAATAAAGCCTTCCGCATTTCGTACATCTgttaaatgaaaatcattatttcttaaagttttGTACAGAAAACGGGCAGCACGCTCCATACTTTTCTTATCAAATTGTGTCGCTtttctatacccttgcagagggtataataatttcagtcaaaagtttgcaacgcagtgactCCTCACAAGACGAaacaatctagccatgtccgtctgtccgtcagtctgtccgtccgcttctacgcaaactagtctctcagttttaaagctatcgtgcTGAAactttgcaggtagtataaaagttggaaccagccggatcggaccactatatcttatagctccgataggaactatcagggaaaaaattaaaaaaaaaagtatatctttggtgtaaCATAACATacatttctaagcttggatataacatttttaaattaattctgaattacgaattaaattttatcaaaatcggatgactatatcatatagttgccatagaaacgatcggaaaattagtcggaaaacatgaaatgaaaattatatctttggtgttttttaacatataactttattggcttaaaaataacatattataattagttcgaattaaatattattaaaatcggacgactatatcatatagctgtcataggaacgatcggataattgatgggaaataatatgaaacaaattatagctttggggcttttttatattatcttataatattggaaatataaatttttatatttttaagaattttgaattcaatttaataaaattatagattattttttacaactgcaagggtatataaacttcggattaccgaagttaacttccattcttgtttttaaaccaAGTAGGAGTCACAAAAgagaaaatatttctgcttAAAATGTTTGACTTTATCGTTTCGGTATAATTATGACTAAGTGTCTAGAAACCAGGGGTGATCCCAGCGATTAATAGAGTCATCGTTCAGTTCATCCCCACATTACACCACTAAACTGGGACTGCAGTTTCGTCTTGGGCCGCCGTCCCAATGCAATTATGCACATCTCCGGTCGGAATCGCATTGCAGGAGATGGAACTAAATGGTAGCAGCTTCTTCCTGTCGCCCGCGAGCTTGAATTATGGCCATCTCCTGGAAAGTCCTGCAAAATAATTGCCGAGGGTGGCGGCGTTCCTTGCTGTGATTTATGTTTACTTCCGCTTAAGTCTCAAACAACTCGCAATCACGACGGTCGACGGCTTTCTCCGCACCTCCCCTCTAAATCTCGAGATAATCAGTCAATATTGACAACTACTTATTGGCACTTCCGATGAGCGTGGATGGGGCGAAAGGGGCGAAGGGGGTGGTGGCCAAGGACACGTGACCGGGGATCAGGACCTGCCACGTGTCCGGCGAAATGCAACGGACAGTGTAGCGAATTCCCGTTCTCCGATTCCCCGGTTTCCCGCCTCTCCCCCAgcaattcaaatttcattcATAATTACAATCAGCGAACGGGAGACTTCAGGGTGGTGAAATCTAAGGGAGGTTTCTGGCCATGAGACTCTTCCTGGCGAAGGAAATGTCCCCGTGGCAGagaaaaatctaaaaataagaCTAAGGCTAAGGCATGTTCATACATATTTGTGACttcttttccttttcaaaTGTATTTCTAGTTCAAGTTTTTGAGTAAATTAATACTTACAATAATACTTAcagaacaaaacaaaattttgtgCCCAAATAACTAAGATTTGAGTAcgacaaaaatttaatttatttagaagCCCAACAATTTTTTACCAGTGCAGCTGTTTCTCTGATAAGTTCCGGGCTGCTTAAATATTTgctcattattattattattcttttatttgcgGCAGCAGCCACTGTTGCCGGTGGTTTTGAAACTTCAATATTTGCGCTCAAATTACGGAGCCCAACCACCGACCACCACTGGCTGTCTAGTTGCCAGGCAATGAAGGTGGTGCGGATGGTACGGTGGCAATCCCTTTCGGAGGGCAGGATTAGCAGCAAATGAGCAGCTGCTGCCGGGGAAGGTCCGCCTGTAAGGCACTGGGTCCAAGGGGTCGTTTCCGAAAGGTTAAAAGTCCAGGAAAAGGCCTGCCGTAGCAACGCAGATAATCAAATCGAATTGGGATATTTCTGATAACGATGTAATAGAAAGCTAGTTATTTTTGGCTTAAATATAAAGTAGGTGGCGTTCTCAATGTATACctttaaaattaagtattAGTCTTTCTAATGCCTCATATTGTTTTAATGATCACGTGATTTAATAAGCTTTTATTTAGATTTCAAACAGTTTGGTTGTCACGGCGGGTATCGTACAAAAAATTGAATCACTTAATTTCCAAAGTATGTACATAAATTTGGACACAACACATTTGTGCGATAGGAAGTACCAGGAATTTCGATACTCAAAACAATGAGCCTAATTCACCAGAAAGTGAAACACTTTTTTGCagcatacattttttacttcCTTATCAGTGTGCCTTTTTTGTGGTCTTAAACACAAATCATGAGGTCATAACATCATGTTAGAAATAATAAAGAGCTAcgaaattctaaatttttaaactattaaacGAACAAACATAAATATCAACTATGAGTTTATTTTGAACTAACATATGACTCTTTTCCCATTTAATAAGCTTCGTTTATAGTTAAATTAATGAAACATTAGATTAAGTCGAACCGAAACTTAACTTCCTCATCAGCTGCTCCTTTCCCTTGCATATGCCAAGGCCTAATTGTATTTCGCTGGAACTTTTGCAGCCTCCAAAATTGTGTGGGCGAATTTCGCGCCAGATACTACTGACACACACGTTCGACTTAACGCGATTAATGGAGGCGCCTTGCATCCGAGGGAGGAGGGCTGCGAAAGTTGAAGCTCCCCGGGAGTTTGGGGCGGCAAACTTCAAAGATTACGTCGAtaactaataaaattaaacacaaAAGCACTCAAGGAGGCCGCGGAGGTGTCCCTCCTCCTCATCCGCGAGGAACGACCGCAGGCAGGCGGGGCATTCCGGCGATTTACCTCCGACTCCGGCACTTTGGGCAGTGCAACATTAGGGAGCCGCAGGCGTGCCAAGTCGCTCTTTGGTCAGCTTCTGGTCGCATTAATTACAAACCAATGACCGCAGAGCACACAAACAGAATGGACGATGGGAGTATGGGTGGAGATTCCCCTCCACGCACCCAGCAAAAATCAAAGTGGCTAATTGAAAGAAGACCCTGGCCTATTCGACTAGccatacaaatttatattggaacaatactttaataaacaaacATGGGGAGCATTGGCAGCTACTTAAGCTTAAAACTCAGTAAATCAACAGAATTTTAATTCTAATCGCTGGGGAATTTTATGGCAAGTTAAGGAAGGCGTGACTTGAACCCactctaataataataaatatttattaatagaaGTTATAACAGTACGTGAATGTGattcttttacttttaaaaattaaaaacaagtaCCATCTATCTCCAACCCGCATGTTTTGTGAGGTGCCATTTCGGATACTCCCCGGAAGTAATTGCTCTTCAGTGGTCGATGGAATCCAGGTGGCATCCACTTACGTAAGAGGATGCCTACTCACCGGGTCTTTAATTTGCGGTAATTTATGGAACTCATTACGATCGCGGGCGTGCCATCGGCCAAAATCGTGGGATATAGTTTGTGTGCCGCCTGGCCATCTCTTGAAAAGTTACCATTCCTGACGCCAGTCCGAAAGTTTTCGCgtaatttcatttaaagtCCTCGAAAGTTGCAATTGTTGAGGCACGGCACTAAGTTTGTGGTGCTCGGTGGTTTAGTGTTTTTCCCGCGCCTAATGGCAGCAGTTGGTCGCTCATTATCCTGCTGATTTTTAGCACGACTTCTCCGACAGCCCCGCAATTTGCAGCGATTCCGCGAATTTGCACCTACACACATAAATGTGGCATAAATCCAATTAGGCGCCACCGGCAGCGCTTTAATTGACGGCGGTTGCCGCCTACGTGCTGGATGAGCCATCCTTGGTCACGGGCGGGTTAAGGGGGCCGGGCCGGGCCGACCCGTTCAGGGGTTAGGGATGGAGTCGAGCGGAGTAAATGAATTTCCATATGCCGCTTTTGTTTTCGCCACCGAGatatgaatgaatgaatgactGCGGTTCGTTCCAGTTCACTTCGGAGTGGTTTGGTGGTTCCTGGCTCTTTGTGGGCCCCTGTAGAGGTCTATATGGGACAGCTGACAGCTCCTGTTCCTGCTCTGTGGCCCACATTTGCGAACTGCAGCTGGAGCCAGGCGAGAAACGGGAAGAAATTAGTTCACGTTCCCTTTCAAATGATTCCAAGCACTCCTAGAAAACAGGTTTACTttttcaaagaaatatttcaataaattaaataaattcagagAAATCTTCTATGCATGTATGTACTTACTTATTCTATATAAAATacattcttaaatatattccCCTTCActctattttctttaaattgtaTACCTTCCTAACCGAGGAAAAGCTCAACAATTTGGGAGACATTTATTTCTGCCAATTTGGTTTTAACATCGGGAATCCCATAAATAAACTTCATTTCTCACACACTTATCTGCTTGTTAATCGCTTCCATTTGATTTCGAGTTGATGGCTGGAATGCGCCTCCactttcccgcttttcccggTTTTCCCCAGCTGTCAGCGGTATTCGAAGTGGCTGACTTTCGTTTCTTACGCAAAACTGCAAAAGTGACACGAACAGGAAGGGAAACCGAGGGGCTGGGAGGAGGTGGGGAGCGAGAGGTCCTGCGCTTGGcactaaattaaaatgtcaGTGTCGTGTTACTTCCGGCGCCAGGATTGCCCGCCAGGGTTGCCAGAGCGCCGGAGAGCCAGGGTGCCGGAGTGCTGCACTGCCACTTAAGTCAAATTGCATGCTATAAATTTGGTGCCAATCAACTTAAACATGGCACATTATGCAAcgcctgcagctgctgcttcttTGTTATTAATGCTGATGTCTGCCGCCACGCCCACAGCCCCTTTTTCGGAGGAGTTTTCCCGCTGCACGTCCACAGAAAATAAAGCATTTTCGACTTCTCTGGGTCCTTAAGTCTGCCAAAAACCATATACTTACGTTAAAGTACCTGTTACGAGAGCAGAGTATAGTTCTGAAGGTTTCTTAAAGTCCATCAGAATATTTTGCTGCCCCATTCTGGGCACCTTCGAAACCCCACCGATGTTTGATTCAACTTCAAGTATTTATTGGGTATGGCAATAATTCTGCATCTGTACTCACGTTGCAGGCTTTCCCATTTCAAATGACCCAATCTCATTCCTGTCTCTTTGccattcaatttaataatctGTGGATGAAAACGTCCAAACCACTGCCAATCAAAACACAgggcatttaatttaaattcttcgTTTTTGATGTTTCGCTTTATTTTTACCTTTCGTTTTAAaactgaataaaaaaatattatatgttttGTTTTACGTGTGTGACTGCATGAGTGTTGTTTGTGTtcgcataaatattttagctaatgttttcttttccgttttgtGGGGTGGCAATTTGTTGAATTGAATGAAATCAGAAATGCATACAAAATAGTTAACAAAGTGTTTTATTGTTTGAACAGCCCGAGGGCCTCAGATTCTGTTTCTACTTTTCGCTCATGGTTTTATAGCTCGTGTTTTTGTGTGCCACTGCCACGGCTGTCAGTCAAATtgcaaaatatacatatatttatttgtataaatatttttgctaaATAAAAATCTGCTTTGATTTCTGTTTCGCTTTTTGTAGTGtttggaaatatatttttaatggattCCGGTTCGCTTGGGGCTTTCAAATGAGAAATTATGCTTTACttatttacaaataataagTAGATGTATATGTAcgtgtatatgtatatatataatgtatatCCGCTTATCTGGTTTTTAGattgtataatttatataataaagttTCTCGTTTCTTACCGCCttgcttatatatttttgttcattCGACGAGAGTTCTTGTTTGCTTAAGGTTTCTATATTCGTTTTATCCGCTTTATTTTGTGGCATTTGCTCTTAAACACTTGCTTACTAGTTAAATTCATttcgaaattgtttaaaattaactacaatttaatttaagttgccgctgctgcttaTTTACTTTGCAAGTCaagtaaatatatacaattacacatgtatttacatttaaatcttagctacaaaaatgttttcctcTCGAACTCTCGAGTTGTGTCTGTGCCATTGTCAAAAAGTTGCAAAACACATGATAAGGGTTAAAAACACAACGTAATGCACACAAACAAAACATCTATATTAAACTCAATAGGTCTGGTTAACATAACTTAATCGATCGTTTTCTAGTTGGCTTAACGATAACTACaactaaaattttgaatttcaacaCAAAGCTTGAACAAGTGGAAAACACATGGTTTCGTAGGTTGGTaattttggaaattaaattaaagtttcaGAATGGAGGAGTTGAattctattttttttcttttactttttatcttaatctttttcaattattttcaataatttgttaaaggtttctgtatttcagttttgtttttgtatcatatAACTTACTTAAAGCAacgtttttcgtttttctcagatgtttttaaaaatttaaaattaatttaaggtaagttttgtttccttttgtttcgattttttttatatagttttcttgattttttttgtggcAGGTCGTACtgtttatgtatatattttttacttttcgtGGATCTGTGCTCGCGAATATTGCACAGAACCAACAAGAATCACTTACGAGTTAGTTAGCCTAAGCCTAGGTGAAAAGTGAGATTTTGTTTTCGATTTTCGATCGCCTGCCCTCCGAAATTCCGACTTACAGTTTAGAGTTCGTTTGTTGCAACTGGGACCTAGATGACCATTAATATTAACTACTACTTAGCCTTATGCTACCTGGTAAATCGTAACATTTAGTGCTTGTCCAGTGATGGTTTCAATCCGTGTGTGTGGGCATTTCTCAGTGTTGTCGTGTTGTTTCAACAAAGTGCTGAACTAGAGCAATGATAGATCGGAACTCTAATCCTAGGGCGTATGGTATATGGTATATGCTTCGTTGCCAATAAAACTCAACACACGTTCGTCGTATCCCTCAAAAACTAAGCTTACATCGaagtaatatattaaaaaaagtattcaaaatGGCCACTTTTCGAAAGATCTGCTGCTGGCAGGTAAAaatgataatataaaaatggatGATGATGGAATTTagcgcgtgtgtgggtgtgtggtgTTCTGGAGAATATTTTGAGTGCTGATTTTCCGATTTACCGATACTCGAACTAGATTTCCCTAGACAATAATCTCGCGTATGACGCGACGATTTCTGGCGTTCGGCGTTGTCGAATATTCGCCCTCGAAGCTGTCGTCGTAGCTCAAGGACATGTGCTGCTGCGGGGGAAGGACCTCGTCCTGTTCCAAGTGCTCCATGTTGTAGGGATTGGGCAGGCCGCTTACGTCGTGATATGGTGAATCTGTGTTCGGAAGAGAGAGACGGGGGACATTGTTTAAATTAGTTTACCAAAATGGGCGGAAAAGCGGTCAAGTCATGctcaaacaattaaaaacaaaatgctaATCAAAACAgtgtttctctttttttttttgagggcTCTCAGTGCTTAGGCTGGGAAAATCATAGGCAAAATGAAGTCCAGGCAACTCAAAAATTCAGCATCATCACAGTAATGgaatttggattttttgtCTGACTTTAACTTACTTCAGCCTGCGCGCTCCGTTAGAGCGTAACATCCTGTATGATGTCCGCTATAGATTTgtttatgatatatatattttttggattcATGAGTGTGCAAGACATGTGTGAGAGTAGTAGAGAAAAATAGCCATGTTAGGGAGTAGTTAAAACACGCCAATGCTTATGGTCTAGCTTAAAATGGAGGAAAACGCTTCTATGCTCTACCAACTCGCTTACTGAGCTTTAGGTCCCCCGAAAtcaattgttttaatttaccAGCTGATTGCCCCCACTAACGACACCCGATTGCAGTGCAATTGCTGCATTTGTTGACCCCCTCCAAATCGTAAACGAATTAGAGGCATTTTCTGGCATTTCGTTTGGGGGGACTCCACTCCATCCCCGGTAAACAGGACATTAATTTATAATCAAAGgacttgctgctgctgcgccccTCCC
This window contains:
- the LOC108028938 gene encoding MAM and LDL-receptor class A domain-containing protein 1-like, producing the protein MAFLGFFRPLTIFILIKLAQVMASCDLDTKLANGKVTETASWFGGDNIEFECTRGYSLQGKRWHLGSGKILKRYCAKAGCEDFEKPENGVISTAPGGLKAVITCDANFALSGNPLTYCNGSQWLLPLGTCQAQDLAGDYSCDFEREDLCGWKASKAIPQPWQRIRAAADLQKKNCLRQDHTFQSDVQGHFIRLQSQVHAFRTYHFMSPILPRNLTAGNSLRFQFQLFMFGTGVKSLTVSVKPGSMPAEDMWKTFRGNSTKLVVSGNQGARWQSHSVHIDEMDTDFQVVFTFADPSSLNGSIGIDDVDFINGRL
- the LOC122818808 gene encoding uncharacterized protein LOC122818808 gives rise to the protein MTTPETPSTPESKENTTISSTHGSRDLSSSKINTSDEKAQPKIEKAPEPSTNATDRTPNNITTPETPSTPESKENTTISSTNASSDQSLSKINTSDEKAQPKIEKAPEPSTNATDRTPNNITTPETPSTPESKENTTISSTNASSDQSLSKINTSDEKAQPKIEKAPEPSTNATDRTPNNITTPETPSTPESKENTTISSTNASSDQSLSKINTSNEKAQPKIEKAPEPSTNATDRITNNITTPETPSTPESKENTTISSTNASSNQSLSKINTSDEKAQPKIEKAPEPSTNATDRITNNITTPETPSTPESKENTTISSTNASSDQSLSKINTSDEKAQPKIEKAPEPSTNATDRITNNITTPETPSTPKSKENTTISSTNASSDQSSSKINTSDEKAQPKIEKAPEPSTNATDRTPNNKTTSEAPSIPKSKENITSSSTNGNSDQSLSELNSSDENAEPKIEKTENTIRTTPKVEKRTTPPTTIHNQSATNANLQKTSENVTKAAFPSENHRENYRIFKKIGTTIPRVVERTMTSAYNQTGKSADVQKTSPNITNVYSSSEKQRENNPLVGKIIPRVEERTTTSTPTYNQTEKSADVQKTETTTRPLLTAKMQNGSNSLNKCGKYNLALLICTILTLLYK